Proteins from one Arthrobacter sp. Soc17.1.1.1 genomic window:
- a CDS encoding response regulator transcription factor, whose amino-acid sequence MSVPTSQRTALIIEDDPDIRELLATTLRMNGFTTVEASSGLEGLAALAEHSPDLITLDLNLPDLDGVEVCRQCRASTDAYIVMVTARQDEIDRLIGLEIGADDFIGKPFSPRELSARVSAMFRRPRTGAGPGPAPVPVSDGNALLRHNDLTMDVEGRVVALDGQELALTRIEFDLLETLLTGAQRVWTREALLNRVWGEGWSQDHHLVEVHIRNLRKKLGEDTSNPRFIRTVRGVGYRMTPGDTGR is encoded by the coding sequence ATGTCTGTTCCCACGTCCCAGCGCACCGCGCTGATCATCGAGGACGATCCGGACATCCGCGAACTGCTCGCCACCACGCTGCGCATGAACGGCTTCACGACCGTCGAGGCCTCCTCCGGGCTCGAGGGTCTGGCCGCACTGGCGGAGCACTCACCCGATCTCATCACGCTCGACCTCAACCTGCCGGATCTCGACGGCGTCGAGGTGTGCCGGCAGTGCAGGGCCTCCACCGACGCCTACATCGTGATGGTGACCGCCCGGCAGGACGAGATCGACCGGCTGATCGGCCTCGAGATCGGAGCCGACGACTTCATCGGCAAACCGTTCAGCCCACGGGAACTCTCCGCGCGTGTCTCGGCCATGTTCCGCAGGCCCCGCACCGGTGCCGGTCCCGGTCCTGCACCCGTGCCGGTGTCCGACGGCAACGCGCTGCTGCGCCACAACGACCTGACCATGGACGTGGAGGGACGCGTCGTCGCGCTGGACGGGCAGGAGCTCGCACTGACGCGCATCGAGTTCGACCTGCTCGAGACCCTGCTGACGGGGGCGCAGCGGGTGTGGACGCGGGAGGCGCTCCTGAACCGTGTCTGGGGTGAGGGCTGGAGCCAGGACCACCATCTCGTGGAGGTGCACATCCGCAACCTGCGCAAGAAACTCGGCGAGGACACGAGCAACCCCCGTTTCATCCGCACGGTGCGCGGCGTGGGGTACCGCATGACGCCGGGCGACACCGGGCGCTGA
- a CDS encoding alpha/beta fold hydrolase, with translation MLSTTLRTVLVDGFTIRVRTTPGPENPASPRSPYVLVHGLGMTHRYFDRLRAELAADAEVHAVDLPGYGASPRPRTHLGVEDHARLVVEALSALGVASCTLVGHSMGVQFVAAAALQAPALAERVVLIGPVVDRQRRTVLQQALSLGHDTFRESPSANAIVYLDYLRTGLRWYVRQLLPMMRYPLERAVEQLHCPVLVMRGGRDPVARHRWSRELTERARDGMLVEIDGQAHVVQHSAARAVAAEIIAFATRTARRRMAVLPQASDGSPGKLEDRSA, from the coding sequence ATGCTATCGACGACCCTCCGCACGGTGCTGGTGGACGGCTTCACCATCCGCGTCCGCACCACCCCGGGGCCGGAGAATCCCGCCTCCCCCCGCAGCCCGTACGTGCTGGTCCACGGTCTGGGCATGACCCACCGCTACTTCGACCGCCTCCGCGCGGAACTCGCGGCCGACGCCGAGGTGCACGCCGTGGACCTCCCCGGCTACGGGGCATCGCCCCGGCCGCGCACCCACCTCGGCGTGGAGGACCACGCCCGGTTGGTCGTCGAGGCGCTGTCCGCCCTCGGGGTGGCCTCCTGCACGCTCGTGGGGCACTCGATGGGCGTGCAGTTCGTGGCGGCGGCGGCACTGCAGGCGCCGGCCCTCGCGGAGCGGGTGGTCCTCATCGGTCCCGTGGTGGACAGGCAGCGCCGCACGGTCCTGCAGCAGGCCCTCTCCCTCGGCCACGACACGTTCCGTGAGAGCCCCTCGGCCAACGCCATCGTGTACCTCGACTACCTGCGCACGGGCCTCCGCTGGTACGTGCGGCAACTGCTGCCCATGATGCGGTACCCGCTGGAGCGCGCCGTCGAGCAGCTCCACTGCCCCGTCCTGGTGATGCGCGGCGGGCGCGATCCGGTGGCACGCCACCGGTGGAGCCGGGAGCTCACGGAACGTGCCCGTGATGGCATGCTGGTGGAGATCGACGGTCAGGCCCATGTGGTCCAGCACTCGGCGGCCCGCGCCGTCGCGGCGGAGATCATCGCCTTCGCCACGCGGACTGCCCGCCGGCGGATGGCCGTCTTGCCGCAAGCTTCGGACGGGTCACCGGGAAAACTTGAAGATAGAAGCGCATGA
- a CDS encoding MarR family winged helix-turn-helix transcriptional regulator: MSELEEWSTSRLLTTAARLVDHAWNERLLDIGITHAGYTTLGVLSRQGTMTGAKLALAVHVQAQTIGKTIEKLERQGFISRIRDSIDRRSQRITITPSGVDALAKAEDIERTLMVGEGLESYELRSLLRGIIGELAPQRQKPAAVVV; this comes from the coding sequence ATGTCTGAACTGGAAGAGTGGTCAACCAGCCGCCTGCTCACCACCGCCGCGCGCCTCGTGGACCACGCCTGGAACGAGAGGCTGCTCGACATCGGGATCACCCATGCCGGCTACACCACCCTGGGGGTCCTCTCCCGGCAGGGCACCATGACGGGCGCCAAGCTCGCGCTCGCGGTGCACGTCCAGGCGCAGACGATCGGCAAGACGATCGAGAAGCTCGAGCGGCAGGGCTTCATCTCACGCATCCGCGACAGCATCGACCGCCGCAGCCAGCGCATCACCATCACCCCGTCCGGGGTGGATGCCCTCGCGAAGGCCGAGGACATCGAACGGACCCTGATGGTGGGCGAGGGACTCGAATCCTACGAACTGCGCAGCCTCCTGCGCGGCATCATCGGGGAGCTCGCGCCCCAGCGCCAGAAGCCGGCAGCCGTCGTCGTCTGA
- a CDS encoding aminotransferase class I/II-fold pyridoxal phosphate-dependent enzyme: MDQNETPVLTALAEHQKLGRYGFTPPAHRQGRGVDPRVLDVLGEQSFRSDVLASSGLDDRTSSHGHLERAQELMAEAVGADKTFFSTCGSSLSVKAAILAVTHGEGEILIGRDAHKSVVSALVLGGLQPRWIRPSWDNDLKLAHPPIPGEVEAMWEKYPDASAALIVSPTPYGTCTDIGAITKICHDRGKPLIVDEAWGAQLPFHPDTPTWAMSAGADLCVVSVHKMGIGFEQGSVFHVQGDLVDPVRLEHCKDILSTTSANVMMYAAIDGWRRQMVQDGHDIIGRALALTRTVRERIDELPGLHVLEEELTSHEASHDLDIMHVLVDVSGLRITGYQAHDWLRENRLLDFGTTDHRRFEITISIADDEYTVDRLMDGLRLLVDAAPTFPESPAVLIPDEGELDLETAMLPRDAFFGPVEDIPVEESVGRIVAELATPYPPGVPVLLPGERINEASIKYLRSGVDAGMVLPDPGDATLATVRVVKE; the protein is encoded by the coding sequence ATGGACCAGAACGAGACACCCGTGCTCACCGCGCTCGCCGAACACCAGAAGCTGGGCCGGTACGGTTTCACCCCGCCGGCCCACCGGCAGGGCCGTGGTGTGGATCCGCGGGTGCTGGACGTCCTGGGGGAGCAGAGTTTCCGGTCCGATGTCCTGGCCAGTTCCGGACTCGACGACAGGACGTCCTCCCATGGTCACCTGGAGCGGGCCCAGGAGCTGATGGCGGAAGCGGTCGGGGCGGACAAGACGTTCTTCTCGACCTGCGGCAGTTCCCTGTCGGTGAAGGCGGCCATCCTCGCCGTCACCCATGGCGAGGGTGAGATCCTGATCGGGCGTGACGCCCACAAGTCAGTGGTCTCCGCCCTGGTCCTCGGGGGCCTGCAGCCGCGGTGGATCCGTCCGAGCTGGGACAACGACCTCAAGCTCGCCCATCCGCCGATCCCCGGGGAGGTCGAGGCGATGTGGGAGAAGTACCCGGATGCGTCGGCCGCGCTGATCGTGAGCCCGACGCCGTACGGGACCTGCACCGACATCGGGGCGATCACGAAGATCTGCCATGACCGCGGCAAGCCGCTGATCGTGGACGAGGCGTGGGGGGCGCAGCTGCCCTTCCATCCGGACACGCCCACCTGGGCCATGTCCGCAGGTGCGGACCTGTGCGTGGTGAGCGTGCACAAGATGGGCATCGGCTTCGAGCAGGGCTCGGTGTTCCACGTCCAGGGTGACCTCGTGGACCCGGTCAGGCTCGAGCACTGCAAGGACATCCTGTCCACCACCAGCGCGAACGTGATGATGTACGCGGCGATCGACGGGTGGCGGCGCCAGATGGTCCAGGACGGGCACGACATCATCGGGCGCGCCCTGGCCCTGACCCGCACGGTGCGGGAGCGGATCGATGAACTGCCCGGCCTGCACGTGCTGGAGGAGGAACTGACCTCCCACGAGGCCTCGCACGATCTCGACATCATGCACGTCCTCGTGGATGTCTCGGGACTGCGGATCACCGGGTACCAGGCCCACGACTGGCTGCGGGAGAACCGCCTGCTGGACTTCGGCACCACGGACCACCGCCGGTTCGAGATCACGATCTCCATCGCCGACGACGAGTACACCGTGGATCGCCTGATGGATGGCCTGCGCCTGCTCGTCGACGCCGCCCCGACCTTCCCGGAGTCGCCCGCCGTGCTCATCCCCGACGAGGGCGAGCTGGATCTCGAGACGGCGATGCTGCCCCGCGATGCATTCTTCGGACCCGTCGAGGACATCCCCGTCGAGGAATCGGTCGGACGGATCGTCGCCGAACTGGCCACGCCCTACCCTCCGGGAGTCCCCGTCCTCCTCCCCGGGGAACGCATCAACGAAGCATCGATCAAGTACCTGCGGAGCGGCGTCGACGCGGGCATGGTCCTGCCCGACCCGGGCGACGCCACCCTCGCGACCGTGCGCGTGGTGAAGGAGTAG
- a CDS encoding AAA family ATPase produces the protein MAFERFPIRRLTEHPAHPLDRRTWPATLAPVTDILDRGLELGPATVLVGENGSGKSTVVEAIALAYGLSPEGGSTGARHTSRPTESVLADHLQLVRNAGTTRRGYFLRAETMHGFFTYLEANPGSAGTDVPFHEMSHGESFLELVVDRFRGPGLWVLDEPESALSFSGCLALLGVLKELVASGRSQVILSTHSPLLAALPQAQILEVGSWGLRPRRWEDLDLVTAWQAFLASPERYLRHL, from the coding sequence ATGGCCTTCGAGCGGTTCCCCATCCGGCGACTCACCGAGCACCCCGCCCACCCGCTGGACCGGCGCACCTGGCCGGCCACCCTGGCCCCCGTCACGGACATCCTCGATCGCGGCCTCGAGCTCGGCCCGGCGACCGTCCTGGTGGGCGAGAACGGGTCGGGGAAATCGACCGTCGTCGAAGCGATCGCCCTGGCGTACGGGCTCTCCCCCGAGGGCGGATCCACCGGGGCCCGGCACACGTCCCGGCCCACGGAGTCCGTCCTCGCCGATCACCTCCAGCTGGTCCGCAATGCGGGCACCACCCGGCGCGGGTACTTCCTGCGCGCCGAGACCATGCACGGGTTCTTCACGTACCTCGAGGCGAACCCGGGCAGCGCCGGCACCGACGTCCCCTTCCACGAGATGTCCCACGGTGAGTCGTTCCTCGAACTCGTGGTCGACAGGTTCCGCGGGCCCGGGCTGTGGGTCCTCGACGAACCGGAGTCCGCACTGTCCTTCTCCGGGTGCCTGGCGCTGCTCGGGGTCCTCAAGGAACTCGTGGCGTCCGGGAGGTCCCAGGTGATCCTGTCCACCCACTCGCCCCTCCTGGCGGCCCTGCCCCAGGCGCAGATCCTCGAGGTCGGCAGCTGGGGCCTGCGCCCCCGCCGGTGGGAGGACCTGGACCTCGTCACCGCCTGGCAGGCCTTCCTCGCCTCACCCGAGCGGTACCTCAGACACCTCTAG
- a CDS encoding ABC transporter substrate-binding protein, translating to MSPRPQPALNRRQLLQFSALLGGAAALAACSGPAVSSDVSGGAATEAATDWASVTPAKEITWWSNHPGASKPVEEELIRRFTAESGITVNLVTAGANYDEVAQKFQAATGTGNGPDVVVASDVWWFRYMINGQSLPLDEIAEHLDFDTADYNETLYSDYRFKDAHWAVPYARSTPLFYYNKDAWAAAGLPDRSPETWDEFMEWAPKLAAGGITPLGLGKGTSWAAWWFCNFLWGRGGAYSDEWTMTLDTPEALDAATFVQSMIFEDKVATIAATDNAVDFGAGLTGCTIASTGSLTGILKAAKFEVGTGFLPAGPAGPACPTGGTGVAISSDRTPEQQLAAGMFLKFLTSTDSTAYFSSNTGYMPVRTSARDSEIMSEVYTRSPQFRTAVDQLETTRVQDWGRVFVPGGDKELTTALESIILQQGDPQQAFATASTAIQRSFEQNVEPYL from the coding sequence ATGTCCCCGCGCCCGCAGCCGGCCCTCAACCGCCGCCAGCTCCTCCAGTTCTCAGCCCTTCTCGGCGGCGCCGCGGCGCTCGCGGCCTGCAGCGGCCCGGCCGTCAGCTCGGACGTCTCCGGCGGTGCCGCCACGGAGGCGGCGACCGACTGGGCGTCCGTCACGCCGGCGAAGGAGATCACCTGGTGGAGCAACCACCCCGGCGCCTCCAAGCCCGTGGAGGAGGAACTCATCAGGCGCTTCACCGCCGAGAGCGGCATCACGGTCAACCTCGTCACGGCCGGCGCCAACTACGACGAGGTGGCCCAGAAGTTCCAGGCCGCCACCGGCACCGGCAACGGCCCCGACGTCGTCGTCGCCAGCGACGTGTGGTGGTTCCGGTACATGATCAACGGGCAGTCCCTGCCCCTCGACGAGATCGCCGAGCACCTCGACTTCGACACCGCGGACTACAACGAGACGCTGTACAGCGACTACCGGTTCAAGGACGCGCACTGGGCCGTGCCCTACGCGCGGTCCACGCCGCTGTTCTACTACAACAAGGACGCCTGGGCCGCTGCAGGCCTGCCGGACCGCTCGCCCGAGACGTGGGACGAGTTCATGGAGTGGGCCCCGAAGCTCGCCGCCGGTGGCATCACGCCGCTCGGCCTCGGCAAGGGCACCTCCTGGGCGGCCTGGTGGTTCTGCAACTTCCTGTGGGGCAGGGGAGGCGCGTACTCGGACGAGTGGACCATGACGCTGGACACCCCCGAGGCCCTGGACGCCGCGACGTTCGTGCAGTCCATGATCTTCGAGGACAAGGTGGCCACCATCGCGGCGACCGACAACGCCGTCGACTTCGGTGCGGGGCTCACCGGCTGCACGATCGCCTCCACGGGGTCGCTGACCGGGATCCTGAAGGCCGCGAAGTTCGAGGTGGGCACCGGGTTCCTCCCGGCGGGTCCTGCAGGGCCGGCCTGCCCCACCGGCGGCACCGGCGTGGCCATCAGCTCCGACCGCACACCCGAGCAGCAGCTGGCCGCGGGCATGTTCCTGAAGTTCCTGACCAGCACCGACAGCACCGCGTACTTCTCCTCCAACACCGGCTACATGCCCGTGCGGACCTCGGCACGCGACAGCGAGATCATGAGTGAGGTCTACACCCGGTCGCCGCAGTTCCGCACCGCCGTCGACCAGCTCGAGACCACCCGCGTGCAGGACTGGGGCCGCGTGTTCGTCCCGGGTGGCGACAAGGAACTGACGACGGCGCTGGAGAGCATCATCCTGCAGCAGGGCGATCCGCAGCAGGCCTTCGCCACCGCCAGCACCGCGATCCAGCGCTCCTTCGAGCAGAACGTGGAACCCTACCTCTAG
- a CDS encoding carbohydrate ABC transporter permease produces MSATTAQAHTARRRPAPWGSYLTLVIAVAVMVLPLVWMVLAGFKDPDEIYSSPIRWLPATVDATNYTTAIDAVPFGNFFLNSAITTVIGAGLKMMLGLTTAYALVFLEFPLKKLVFGVVIFALLVPQQIVIIPNYTLVAELGWINTYQGIIVPGLASAFGTFLFRQHFLTLPVSILEAAALDGAGHWTRLWRFIVPISAPTIAAVALVSIVAEWNEYLWPLLVVDRADMMTLPVGLTLLQNNDGIADWGVLMAATVLVTAPVLIAFFALQKRIVSGLTAGAVTG; encoded by the coding sequence ATGAGTGCCACGACAGCGCAGGCGCACACGGCACGACGGCGCCCGGCACCGTGGGGGAGCTACCTCACGCTGGTGATCGCCGTGGCCGTCATGGTCCTGCCCCTGGTCTGGATGGTCCTGGCGGGCTTCAAGGATCCCGACGAGATCTACAGCTCACCCATCCGGTGGCTGCCCGCCACGGTGGATGCCACGAACTACACCACGGCGATCGACGCCGTGCCGTTCGGGAACTTCTTCCTCAACAGCGCCATCACCACGGTGATCGGCGCCGGCCTGAAGATGATGCTGGGGCTGACCACGGCGTACGCGCTCGTCTTCCTCGAGTTCCCCCTCAAGAAGCTCGTGTTCGGTGTGGTGATCTTCGCGCTGCTCGTCCCGCAGCAGATCGTCATCATCCCCAACTACACGCTCGTGGCCGAGCTCGGGTGGATCAACACCTACCAGGGCATCATCGTGCCCGGCCTGGCGAGCGCCTTCGGAACCTTCCTGTTCCGCCAGCACTTCCTCACGCTGCCCGTCTCCATCCTCGAGGCGGCCGCGCTCGACGGAGCCGGGCACTGGACGCGCCTGTGGCGCTTCATCGTGCCGATCTCCGCCCCGACGATCGCCGCCGTGGCGCTCGTGTCCATCGTCGCGGAGTGGAACGAGTACCTGTGGCCGCTGCTCGTCGTCGACCGCGCGGACATGATGACCCTGCCCGTGGGGCTGACGCTGCTGCAGAACAACGACGGCATCGCCGACTGGGGTGTCCTCATGGCGGCGACCGTCCTCGTGACGGCGCCCGTCCTGATCGCGTTCTTCGCGCTGCAGAAGCGCATCGTCTCCGGCCTCACCGCCGGCGCCGTCACCGGCTGA
- a CDS encoding carbohydrate ABC transporter permease, with protein MEQVADTPVVPGVRTDRLDRTDRSDRVPPSPGGTRALPEPARRKRRTPWKAWLLFLLFAGPNVALLVVFTYKPLLQSLYYSTLQWNIGSPVAMPVGFQNYLDWFTDPTTPGIVAVTLVFTLATVGGGMVIGLALALVLNRRLRGTGAARTVVVAPYVLSGVAVGLLWLFVFDPNFGVTAALLRLVGLASPDWYNDPQWALVMVVVVYLWKNVGYVALIYLAALQSVPRDLVEAASIDGASSVRSFRSIVLPLLGPTTFFLAITTLLTSLQSFDIIQAMTKGGPLGGTTTMMYQIYQEGFQSGRAGYSSAIATILFVVLLLVTFAQLKYVDRKVHY; from the coding sequence ATGGAACAAGTGGCGGACACCCCCGTGGTCCCCGGAGTGCGGACGGACCGGCTCGACCGGACGGACCGCTCCGACCGCGTCCCGCCGTCGCCCGGCGGCACCCGGGCCCTCCCGGAGCCCGCGCGGCGGAAGCGCAGGACCCCCTGGAAGGCGTGGCTGCTGTTCCTGCTCTTCGCAGGCCCGAACGTGGCCCTGCTCGTGGTGTTCACCTACAAGCCGCTGCTGCAGTCCCTGTACTACTCCACGCTGCAGTGGAACATCGGCTCGCCCGTCGCGATGCCCGTCGGCTTCCAGAACTACCTCGACTGGTTCACGGATCCGACCACGCCGGGGATCGTCGCCGTCACGCTCGTGTTCACCCTCGCGACGGTGGGCGGCGGGATGGTGATCGGCCTCGCGCTCGCGCTCGTCCTGAACCGCAGGCTGCGCGGGACGGGCGCCGCGCGGACCGTCGTCGTCGCCCCCTACGTGCTGTCCGGCGTGGCCGTAGGCCTCCTCTGGCTCTTCGTGTTCGACCCGAACTTCGGGGTCACCGCGGCGCTGCTGCGGCTCGTGGGACTCGCCTCGCCGGACTGGTACAACGACCCGCAGTGGGCGCTCGTCATGGTGGTCGTCGTGTACCTGTGGAAGAACGTGGGCTATGTGGCCCTCATCTATCTGGCCGCGCTGCAGTCGGTGCCGCGGGACCTCGTGGAGGCCGCCTCGATCGACGGGGCGTCGTCGGTGCGGTCCTTCCGCTCCATCGTGCTGCCACTGCTCGGACCCACCACGTTCTTCCTGGCCATCACCACGCTGCTGACGTCGCTGCAGTCCTTCGACATCATCCAGGCCATGACCAAGGGCGGGCCGCTCGGGGGGACCACCACGATGATGTACCAGATCTACCAGGAGGGCTTCCAGAGCGGACGCGCAGGCTACTCGTCCGCCATCGCCACGATCCTCTTCGTGGTCCTGCTGCTCGTGACCTTCGCCCAGCTGAAGTACGTCGACAGGAAGGTGCACTACTGA
- a CDS encoding SDR family oxidoreductase → MKLAVAGGTGTVGQHVVAVAREAGHEVRILSRSKGVDLTAGGGLAGVLEGTDAVIDVTSTASQSDRRSREFFATVTGNLLAAGRTAAVPHHLALSIVGSDRAPFGYYAGKKVQEDLVSSGSVPWTILRATQFHEFAHQIHGRSGLGPLHPVPAMVSQPVAAREVAQRLVSLAEGGPAGRPADLAGPETLRMVDMVRAYASAVGRRGVILEFPLPGGFGRALRDGTLLTSGSADRGTQTYADWVSRLGQASRAR, encoded by the coding sequence ATGAAGCTCGCTGTTGCCGGCGGAACCGGGACGGTCGGACAGCACGTCGTCGCCGTCGCCCGGGAGGCGGGGCACGAGGTCCGCATCCTGTCCCGCTCGAAGGGCGTGGACCTCACCGCTGGTGGGGGTCTCGCCGGTGTCCTCGAGGGGACCGACGCCGTCATCGACGTCACCTCCACGGCCTCGCAGTCGGACCGCCGGTCGCGGGAGTTCTTCGCCACGGTCACGGGCAACCTGCTGGCCGCCGGGAGGACCGCGGCGGTGCCCCACCACCTCGCCCTCTCCATCGTCGGCAGTGACCGGGCGCCCTTCGGCTACTACGCGGGCAAGAAGGTGCAGGAGGACCTTGTGTCGTCCGGCTCCGTCCCGTGGACGATCCTCAGAGCCACCCAGTTCCACGAATTCGCCCACCAGATCCACGGCCGGTCCGGTCTGGGGCCGCTCCATCCGGTGCCGGCGATGGTGTCGCAGCCCGTCGCGGCGCGGGAGGTGGCGCAGCGCCTGGTGTCCCTGGCCGAGGGAGGACCCGCAGGGCGCCCGGCGGATCTGGCGGGGCCGGAGACCCTGCGCATGGTGGACATGGTGCGTGCCTACGCGTCGGCGGTCGGGCGCCGCGGCGTGATCCTGGAGTTCCCGCTGCCCGGAGGGTTCGGCAGGGCCCTGCGGGACGGCACGCTCCTGACGAGCGGCTCCGCCGACCGCGGGACCCAGACCTACGCGGACTGGGTCTCGCGGCTCGGCCAGGCGTCCCGGGCCCGCTGA
- a CDS encoding methylenetetrahydrofolate reductase, with protein MEVVPAEGLVQRLRASLPAPAVVTVTCLPHHGPREAVGTAVDLAAAGYTVIPHLAARSVADRAELGRYVALCRDAGIADVFVIGGDAATAAGPYAWSGALMEDIADLSGGTLGMGVAVYPEGHPGTAEDELARTLRAKQGLASWCVTQLCFSPDTLHAYPSRLRLAGIDLPVWAGVPGPVRVARLLRLAGSIGVGQSLGFLRRSAGGSETGSVVRQLISSASYDPAPLVAALDGAGYAGLHLYSFNDLAGLAASGMIRA; from the coding sequence GTGGAGGTCGTCCCGGCGGAGGGTCTCGTGCAGCGGCTCCGGGCCTCCCTGCCCGCCCCCGCCGTCGTGACCGTGACCTGCCTGCCGCACCACGGCCCGCGGGAGGCCGTCGGGACGGCGGTGGATCTCGCCGCGGCCGGCTACACGGTGATCCCCCACCTCGCCGCGCGATCCGTCGCGGACCGCGCCGAGCTCGGCCGCTACGTGGCGCTGTGCCGCGATGCAGGGATCGCCGACGTCTTCGTGATCGGCGGCGACGCCGCCACCGCCGCGGGGCCCTACGCGTGGAGCGGCGCCCTCATGGAGGACATCGCCGACCTCTCCGGCGGCACCCTCGGGATGGGCGTCGCGGTCTACCCGGAGGGCCACCCGGGCACGGCGGAGGACGAGCTCGCGAGGACGCTGCGCGCGAAGCAGGGCCTCGCGTCGTGGTGCGTCACGCAGCTCTGCTTCTCCCCGGACACCCTGCACGCCTACCCCTCCCGGCTCCGGCTCGCCGGCATCGACCTGCCCGTCTGGGCGGGCGTCCCCGGGCCCGTCCGCGTGGCCCGGCTGCTGCGGCTCGCCGGCAGCATCGGCGTGGGACAGTCCCTCGGCTTCCTGCGCCGCTCGGCCGGCGGGAGCGAGACCGGCTCGGTGGTGCGGCAGCTCATCTCCTCGGCGTCCTACGATCCGGCGCCGCTCGTGGCCGCGCTCGACGGCGCCGGCTACGCGGGGCTGCACCTGTACAGCTTCAACGACCTCGCGGGACTCGCGGCCTCCGGGATGATCCGGGCCTAG
- a CDS encoding L-serine ammonia-lyase, with translation MTISAFDLFKIGIGPSSSHTGGPMTAAYLFTELLRTDALLPSVDRVQVDLFGSLGVTGHGHGTVKAVLLGLEGEQPHLVDPTSADARVASIGERRSLNLAAERPIPFDPGTDVVLHRRQRLEFHTNGMRFSAYSGDGQLIRTREYFSVGGGFVLDEDQIGAEIADLTPVPLSHPFDTADQLLGICRTTGWSFSDVVLANELSWRSEAEVRAGLLEIWSVMQDTIRRGTTTGGILPGGLSVRRRAERQRQLLEKADDPSDRLGTMEWVTLFALAVNEENAAGGRVVTAPTNGAAGIIPAVLKYYVDFVPGADEDGVVRFLLAATAIGSLFKRNASISGAEVGCQGEVGSACAMAAGALAEVLGGTPEQVENAAEIGIEHNLGLTCDPVGGLVQIPCIERNAVGAMKAITAARMAVRGDGQHHVSLDVAIKTMRETGADMMDKYKETARGGLALNVVEC, from the coding sequence GTGACCATCAGCGCCTTCGATCTCTTCAAGATCGGCATCGGCCCCTCGAGCTCGCACACCGGCGGGCCGATGACCGCCGCCTACCTCTTCACGGAGCTGCTCCGAACGGACGCGCTCCTTCCTTCCGTGGACCGCGTGCAGGTGGACCTCTTCGGGTCCCTCGGCGTGACCGGCCACGGTCACGGCACGGTCAAGGCGGTGCTGCTGGGCCTGGAGGGGGAGCAGCCGCACCTCGTGGATCCGACCTCCGCCGACGCGCGCGTCGCCAGCATCGGCGAGCGCCGGTCGCTGAACCTCGCCGCGGAACGCCCCATCCCGTTCGACCCCGGGACGGACGTGGTGCTGCACAGGCGGCAACGCCTGGAATTCCACACCAACGGTATGCGGTTCTCGGCATATTCGGGTGACGGCCAACTTATTCGTACCCGGGAATACTTCTCCGTGGGCGGCGGCTTCGTCCTCGACGAGGACCAGATCGGGGCCGAGATCGCAGATCTGACACCCGTGCCGCTGTCCCACCCCTTCGACACCGCGGACCAGCTGCTCGGCATCTGCCGGACCACCGGGTGGTCCTTCTCCGACGTCGTCCTCGCCAACGAGCTGTCCTGGCGCTCCGAGGCCGAGGTGCGCGCGGGCCTGCTGGAGATCTGGTCCGTCATGCAGGACACCATCCGGCGGGGCACCACCACGGGCGGGATCCTTCCCGGCGGCCTCAGCGTGCGGCGGCGGGCCGAACGGCAGCGCCAGTTGCTCGAGAAGGCCGACGACCCGAGCGACCGGCTCGGCACCATGGAGTGGGTCACGCTCTTCGCCCTGGCCGTCAACGAGGAGAACGCCGCCGGCGGCCGCGTGGTCACCGCGCCGACCAACGGCGCCGCGGGGATCATCCCGGCGGTCCTGAAGTACTACGTGGACTTCGTGCCGGGCGCCGACGAGGACGGCGTGGTGCGTTTCCTGCTCGCCGCGACGGCGATCGGCTCGCTGTTCAAGCGCAATGCGTCCATCTCGGGCGCCGAGGTGGGCTGCCAGGGAGAGGTGGGTTCAGCCTGCGCCATGGCGGCCGGGGCCCTGGCCGAGGTGCTCGGCGGCACGCCCGAGCAGGTCGAGAACGCGGCCGAGATCGGGATCGAGCACAACCTCGGCCTGACGTGCGATCCCGTGGGGGGCCTCGTCCAGATCCCCTGCATCGAGCGGAACGCCGTCGGCGCCATGAAGGCCATCACCGCGGCCCGCATGGCCGTGCGCGGCGACGGGCAGCACCACGTGTCCCTCGACGTCGCGATCAAGACCATGCGCGAGACGGGCGCGGACATGATGGACAAGTACAAGGAGACCGCGCGCGGCGGCCTGGCGCTCAACGTGGTGGAGTGCTGA